DNA sequence from the Pseudomonadota bacterium genome:
TATTAGTTGAAGGACCAAGGTTTTTAAAATATCTCACTATCTCATAGAACATCTCACTTATAGGGTCGTAGGACTTGTATCCATTCGCATAAGCAAATTTATTTATATAGTTGATTACCCCACTATACGTAGCACCTGTTATATTATCTGGATTATTCTTAAAGGTTCCATCTGTGTTTATCTCAGCCTCTGGATTAGTACATCCGTTCGGGTCAGTACATTCCACCAGACTCCCACCGCTATCATGGTATTTAAGACCATAGGGGATCTTGTTTGCAATCCATTTTATGTTTGCCCTTATTATCCCGCCGTCCCTTGTTAGATCTGCATTACTTCTCATTGCATAGGATATGAGGCCAAACCTCATGGCCCTCGCGTAGTGCTGTAACAAACCTTCTGGTTTGTTGTTCGATGGATTACAATTTGATTCAAGGCCAACACCTGTATCACATACCTTAATCCTGAGGTTATATGCCCCATCCACATGGGTAGCGCCTGATGTTGTAGGAAAACGAGCCTCACCAGTACCACTTTCCTTCACCGTGCAATCTGCATTATTACATACAGAGAAGCCATTTGCATGACGCACTATATATTTTGTCCCGGTGAACGGTATGTAGGAACTGGTATAATTCTCTATCTTTTTCATAGGGAACCATGAATCACCTGTACCAAGGGTCTGTCTTGCCCCGAGAAGTATGGTAGTCGAAGAGGAGTCGGGACTACCCTCCCTGTTTCCACCTGTCATTGACTTCCTGAACCCATCTATGGCCATCATGGTAGCCCAGTTTAAAAAGTTGCCGCTCCATGCACTACTGCACTGATGATTGCTCGTAGTAGTTGAAGGCACAAATCCGCCACTTGCACCGCTCCCTGTATATGTATAACACTTATTGGGATTAAAATATCCGTTGTAATCTGTTGTATTACTATAACATGCTTGTGTGCTCGAGAATCTGCTCACATTCCTGCCACTTTCAGTAGTTCTACAAGTTGATGGGTTACATCCATACGCGGGGCTATCAGTGGCAGGGTCACCTGTACACGTAATATCAGGATACATTGCACCCTGCATGGGTGTTTCGATAGAAAGCATGATCATGACATTGGGGGGGACTGATGTAGAGACAAATGGAGGGATATTACAGTAATCTGTCATTGTAGCCTGTCCCAAACAAGAAGAAGGGGTTATGAAGGATAGGATGACTGCTATAATTAATATGGGTATTATATGACAAAGCCCTTTCATTGATGCACCTCCAAGATCACAATGTGAGAAACTGCCCCCTTCTCAATATATATCCTCGCCTTATTAATAAAACCAACACCTGTTATATCGTCAAGGGTCATCTCTTGACCCCTTTCAGAATCTAATGTTAACCTCACATTTTTTGCAATAGGATACTCTTTTCCGTCAATCCACAGAGAATCCTCGGTAATAACAGATACCCAGCCTTCGATAGTAGGGGTTACCTGTGCACTCGTATTAATTAATGGAAATATTAAGAAGAGACATATAGTCAAAAAAACCAATACTGAATAAAAACCTTTCATATCCTATCTCCTTGATAAAATATTAAAAAAAAAACGAATAAGGATGTCCCCTCCATATATGTATATAAGCGCCCCAAGTGAAAGAAATGGTCCAAAGGGAATAGCGTATTTTGTCCCCTCCCCTTTTATTAGCATCAATGGTATACCCACGATGGTTCCCAAAAGAGAACCTGACATAAGGCTGAATACAACCCCCTTTATACCGCAGAAAGAACCTATCATCGCAAGGAGCTTGATATCGCCACCGCCCATGCCTTCCCTTTTAGCAAAGAATTTATAAACCACTGCAATAATAAAAAGGATACCGCCACCAACCAAAACCCCATAAAGGGCATCGAGAAAACCAAACTTTGGTTCCATGTAACGAAAAAGTGGCCTTACAAAGGACAACAGAAAACCAAAAATCAACCCGCCGATGCTTAAAATATCAGGTATAATCTTAAAATCTAAATCTATGAAGGATATGGCAATCAGAAGGCATATAAAAACCATGTTTACAAAAAATTCAAAAGTAAATCCAAACTTTCTGTAAAGGATTAAAAATAATAGGGCCGTTAAAAGTTCAATTAGCGGGTATCTTATCGATATCTTTGATGCGCAGTATCTGCACTTACTTCTGAGCAAAATATAGCTTACAATAGGTATATTGTCGTAAAATTTTATTGGTTTT
Encoded proteins:
- a CDS encoding A24 family peptidase, whose product is KPIKFYDNIPIVSYILLRSKCRYCASKISIRYPLIELLTALLFLILYRKFGFTFEFFVNMVFICLLIAISFIDLDFKIIPDILSIGGLIFGFLLSFVRPLFRYMEPKFGFLDALYGVLVGGGILFIIAVVYKFFAKREGMGGGDIKLLAMIGSFCGIKGVVFSLMSGSLLGTIVGIPLMLIKGEGTKYAIPFGPFLSLGALIYIYGGDILIRFFFNILSRR